The nucleotide sequence TCTCTAAGATGGATACATGAATGCAAGATAGGGAATTAGTCATTTCTCTCCTCCTgagtaaatgttttaaaaaaaatgaaaaactgaaCAGATAACCAAAGAGCCATAAGAATTAAATAACTCTACTAGAAATAAGCAGATCATGTTTTAATGAAACCCACCCAGGTGCTGATAACTTCCAACCCAAAACACCAAACATAAGAATAATATGATACATACATCACCAACTATAAAATCAATATTATGCCTACACGAAGCAGCACAAAgtaatcaatttcatgaaaTAAGGTAATTATTATAGTGGATTAAGCAACGGCACAACTGATATTGTCAGTGCAAGTAGAATTAAAGTTCAACATTTAGAGTCAGATTACcatcaatcaaaatttaatatgtTGGACAAGAAAACTTGCCATTCAAACAACATACCTATATCAAGAGGATCATGAGTCTCAGTGTCAATTTCAAATTTGACTTCAGCAGATGCAAGAGTTAAGGCTCCTCTCTCAATACGCCTTGCCCTCATTATCTGTAGAAAAAGCGTAATGTTCAGAGGTCAGAGAAGTCAAGAAATTATGATGGCACGTTAAAACTGTTTAACTAATGAATTTATAACCAACGAAGAAGAGCCCACGTGTGCATACCTTTGCTAAAGAGTTCATGTTTCTTAAATCTGTAGTTAATGGATCCATCAACCGACTGcagtaatataaaagtaataAGAAAACTTTATTATAGAAATTCAAAGATAAAAGAAACTTCTATAGTGGACACAGGAAAGGGACCAAGTTACAAAAATCCATGCTGAAGAAAAGATTAAACCATTGGTGCAAGTTTAAAATTCATCCTAgagtttttttctctcttttcactAAGTGGTATAGCAACAGAAGTTGACACTTGCAGGCTTCTCACTATCCAGGATTCAAAGGACGAGGCTAAAGCTCAACCCAACACATTACGAGTTAGCCATTCTGGCTATTTATTTATCAGACCATTCCCAGCCCAACGGGCACATTCTGCAGAGACTTCATCCCAtacaactcactttgttttaaTTGTTTAGATCAACTCACTTCTATCATATCCATCTTACAATTACAAATCTTACTTTTATATATCATGGACGTGTCATATCATCGCAAAATATGATGCCTAGAGAAGTATAGAAAAATAATGGCATTTTTATACATCATAATCGCATGTACATGCAATATTTAGATCGAAACGTAACAGGTGGACGCATGTCTAAGTGAAGGAACACAATGTTCATGTAGCAAGAACATACCGGGTACAAATCTCTTATTACTGTAACTAGTAAAGTTTACTAAGGTTTAAAAAGTTATTATGATTATAATGACGAGAGTACAAAATGTACCTATCATCCATCCTCGCTTGAGCTTCAATGTAAGATAATGCTGCACACGATTTAATAACACTTTTGGTGTATCTTGCAGAAATAATCTCAGCCTCAGCTGTCATTTCCTGAAATTCAGGTAAACACTTATATACCAATTCAAAAAGGAAAGAACATACTCTGACATAGGTTCGTCCTATCCTATGTATCAGTCAAATATAAAATGGTATCTCTAAAAACTATAATAGATGCATGTGTGGTGTGTGTGCAAGGATGCAGATAGAAGAAAAAATGTCTTATCATGACTAGTTAGTGAGAGATCATATACCCAAATGACAGAAAAGGCTAGCCTTTCCACATCAGCTCGAAGAGAACATATATCTGCATAAGAAGAATTATATCTTTAAATTACAGAAAATTCAATCACAATATAAAGGAGGGGAGTGCTAGTAACCTTCTCACTCACCTTCTCATTTCAACCTTCTCACTTCTACTCATGCCATGTGCATTCAACTAGCacgcaaaactaaaaatttaaatactttttggttgacaaactaaaattttaattatattaacaaaggaagaaaattagtgggaGTTTAATAtagttaaaattttagtttttgagtCCTAGTGGAGTACACATGGCATGAGGAGAAGTGACAAGGTTGAAATGAGAAGGTAAGTGAGAAGGTTGCTAGCATTTCTCTATATACAATACAACACTCATTAcagaaatttttaaaattaaaaagtcACCTTCTGTCAGAGGTTTTGGAAGCATGTCAATGCGCCGTTCAACAAGGTAGACCGATGTGCCTCTTTGTGAAGCCTCATCATCAAGAGGAGTGCCCGAGTGTACAAAATTTGTTACATCCGCAATATCTAGTTAAAGTCATTAAAGATACAGCTTGTACTTGTAGTGTACTCATGttatacttttaaaaaaaacatatccGCTTGGAACCCTTAGAGAGGTGACAGAATAAGGCATGTATAACACATACAATGAAGCATCCTCCTAAAGACAAACATTTGGAAATGATAGAATACTTAATGCACCAAACAGAAGTAGGAAGGATAGAAAGCAGCAGACAAGACTGAACTAATGCTAATTAGCAATATattctgaaaaaataaaaaactcaactttttttcatcTGAACTTTCAGAGAACATCTCTTCTTTCAGACTTGTGTTATCCCGACACACAGATAAATGCACACGCTTTATTCACAATGCACAGATCAACCATACATTTCAGTTACACATGCAACATCACTTATTGATACTTATTGATAAATGTCATGAGGTTAAGGATACGGACTCCAACTTCGTAATTTCCATTTGGAAGAGCTGTACAGTGCAATGCATCATCTATATCCTTGCATCCTGCAGAAACAAGAATTAAAGTAGGCTATCTTAATATTTAACTAAAtgaaaaaattatacaacagaAAACAGCAAAACTAATAAGAAAGCAGAAAGAGGGAGAACAACAAATATAGAAAGAATTAATATACGGGTCATATACCAGGAGGATCAACGCTAAAGACACGCAATTGTCGCAAATCCTGTCTAATAGGATTTGCCAAATCTTCAGAAGACACAAACCATGGTAGCGGCGGCAGGCATGCTAGAACTTGAGAAGAAAATGGTCTTGTATTTATATCATTCTCAATCAAGACCACCTGCAACatccaaaaaaacaaattagtGTCACTGCCATCTAAACTTTAATTGATTGGATGTTCAAATAGCATACAATGTCtttagcttttttatttttttggggaaagaaaaatagaaaaactatGCACTGTAGGAAACTAAAAGATAGATGTTCAACCAAATAAATGCAAACAATTTAAACCCTTCCAACCTACCTCAGTTTCAGTATCTTTATCACCTATTACTCCTATGGTTCGTACATAATGGCCAGAAGGATATCGAGATAAAGGGTCCCATGAATCAACTGCCACAGTAATTCTCTTGTCCAGCAGATTCTCAAGCTGTCGAGTTTGAATTCGAATCTTCGGAATCCTACGATCTTTTGAGACAAATAAAGCATGGGCAATACCACCACCACCTGCAGGCTTAGCCATGGGCTCCAAAGATCCACAATAACTGCATGAATATCAATTTCTATCAGATAACAGAACCAATAACCAGAAAATGTCTTCACAAAAACCATCATTTGCAAGTGCAAATTGAAGTGTATGAGAATCTACAAACATCCTGGTTAGAGTGGGATGTTAATAGAGCACAACAATCACTGGCATATTCACAGACATCCTAAAAGATCACACATTTTTGCTACCTACTTAAATGAAGAAACATATTTCAGCcaaataataacaaaatcagAGACCACTTCTGTCAGTGAGACAAAAATGGTTCATGAAACCAGTGAAGTCGACTTACGAATGCCAATTTCGCTTTATAATACCAACGACACGGCCAGATGGTCGATTTGGGACAGATTCTGTTACGCCAGCAGAACCATGTGGAGCTGTAGTCCTAGGAGCGTCATCAGCACTGCCTGGAACCAGATgaacatcttcttcttcctcattctcTGCAAGTTAGTACAAAATATACCGATTAAGAGAATTAAATGAGAATAAAAGAATGCctgagtagagagagagagagagagagagagagagagagagagagagagggagagagaaatagagagatgTTTTCAGCCTTCTACCCGAAAAAATGTAACTACAAACTAATTTATAACTAAGACCTAAAATCTACCTTAAAACATGAACTCAAACTTATAGTTTCCGACCAAGCCCGACCTTCATCAAATTacatttatatgcatatgtagCGTTCATATTTATTACCATACCTTCATCTGCTAGTGCTATAGATTTTTCCTGCCATTGATCTTGAGGCAGAAGCTCAACTGCCACTATATCACCATCAAAAGCCCTATTCATGTTTGTACGTCCATAGATTATAATTTCATCACCAATGCTCTCACTTCCAACATATGCTTCAAATGGGTTGTAACGATTAACTCGAAGTTTTCCTTGATGGTATATGCCACGATGCAAACCGGAAGTAATTTCAGACATGGGCTTATGctgaaaaattaaagagaaaaagaaactgGTAAGAACCAAATTTGATTCATAAAACTGATAACAACATCTAAACGCATGAATGCAGAGTCAGTCGCAATACCTCTGAGTAGACGACTTTCCTTTTCGATGGTCTCAAATCTTCAACGTCCTCCATCTTTACATCTTCTGATGCAGGCTGCACGAGCAGATCAAGCAAATCTGGCCGACTCAATGACCTCACAAACGATTCAACTGAGGACAAGAAAATAATTTCCAAGTG is from Pyrus communis chromosome 10, drPyrComm1.1, whole genome shotgun sequence and encodes:
- the LOC137748313 gene encoding exosome complex exonuclease RRP44 homolog A-like; this translates as MLQNKSFVKRTRGGKITKVVREHYLRHDIYCGATVCKVCETSGARLSPTASTILIFDTNVVLHQIDLIENPAIDDVVVLSIVLEEVKNRNLSVYNRVRALCSNSLRKFFVFSNEHHKDTYVTDMSGESKNDRNDRAIRVAAQWYQSHLAGSAKVLLITNDKENKRKAIEEGISAETVESFVRSLSRPDLLDLLVQPASEDVKMEDVEDLRPSKRKVVYSEHKPMSEITSGLHRGIYHQGKLRVNRYNPFEAYVGSESIGDEIIIYGRTNMNRAFDGDIVAVELLPQDQWQEKSIALADEENEEEEDVHLVPGSADDAPRTTAPHGSAGVTESVPNRPSGRVVGIIKRNWHSYCGSLEPMAKPAGGGGIAHALFVSKDRRIPKIRIQTRQLENLLDKRITVAVDSWDPLSRYPSGHYVRTIGVIGDKDTETEVVLIENDINTRPFSSQVLACLPPLPWFVSSEDLANPIRQDLRQLRVFSVDPPGCKDIDDALHCTALPNGNYEVGVHIADVTNFVHSGTPLDDEASQRGTSVYLVERRIDMLPKPLTEDICSLRADVERLAFSVIWEMTAEAEIISARYTKSVIKSCAALSYIEAQARMDDSRLMDPLTTDLRNMNSLAKIMRARRIERGALTLASAEVKFEIDTETHDPLDIGMYQIREANQMVEEFMLAANVSVAEKILKHFPLCSLLRRHPTPTREMLEPLLRTAAAIGLNLDVSSSKALADSLDSAVGDDPYFNKLIRILATRCMTQAVYFCSGDLSPPEYLHYGLAAPLYTHFTSPIRRYADVIVHRLLAASLGIYKLPTVFQDGPQLTSIADNLNYRHRNAQMASRASVELHTLIFFKKRPTDTEARIVRIRSNGFFVFVPKYGIEGPVYLTPRGEKGGGEWYVDEQQQKIRKMDGSISYSVLQTVFIHMEIVEPQPNRPKLQLSLV